A single Candoia aspera isolate rCanAsp1 chromosome 7, rCanAsp1.hap2, whole genome shotgun sequence DNA region contains:
- the RRP7A gene encoding ribosomal RNA-processing protein 7 homolog A: MAASRAKCVENGDVAPMGYTAIPVKFSDKHQSPHYLYVKEHKVREGRDPKRPQNRTLFVLNIPPYCTEECISRLFSSFCPVQSVEMCEKPKPRDRTETPRTKFFDIKTLLGFQVAYVVFKSPAGVQAAKFSSLQGPLIISSDSHPVQTGIHKWIARYAASIVDPAELKTEVDSFMQTYDQKVAKEEAKAEKEEGVPDKEGWVKVTRKGRRPGLPWTEAANLRALEREKRKRARKELLNFYAWQHRETKREHIAQLRKKFEEDKQKIALMRAQRKFRPY; the protein is encoded by the exons ATGGCAGCGTCCAGAGCGAAGTGTGTGGAAAATGGAGACGTTGCCCCCATGGGATATACGG CTATTCCAGTCAAGTTTTCTGACAAGCACCAATCACCTCATTACCTCTATGTGAAAGAACACAAAGTCAGAGAGGGCAGAGATCCTAAGAGGCCTCAAAACCGAACTCTTTTTGTCCTAAATATCCCTCCATATTGTACAGAG GAATGTATATCAAGGCTGTTCTCCAGCTTTTGCCCCGTACAGTCTGTGGAGATGTGtgaaaagccaaagccaagagaCAGGACAGAAACACCCAGGACCAAATTCTTTGATATCAAGACACTCTTG GGATTCCAAGTAGCTTATGTGGTATTCAAGAGTCCTGCTGGAGTACAGGCCGCCAAATTCTCATCACTGCAAGGGCCCCTGATAATATCTTCAGACAGCCATCCTGTGCAAACTGGCATTCACA AATGGATTGCCAGATATGCAGCATCAATTGTGGATCCTGCTGAGCTGAAGACAGAAGTGGATTCTTTCATGCAAACCTATGATCAAAAGGTTGCAAAG GAAGAAGCCAAAGCTGAAAAGGAAGAAGGTGTTCCTGATAAGGAAGGGTGGGTGAAAGTGACAAGGAAAGGCCGAAGGCCTGGTCTTCCATGGACAGAAGCAGCCAATCTGCGGGCCCTAGAGAGAGAGAAACGCAAGAGAGCACGCAAGGAGCTGCTCAATTTTTACGCGTGGCAACATCGTGAAACCAAGAGAGAAC ACATAGCCCAGCTAAGGAAGAAATTTGAAGAGGATAAGCAGAAAATTGCTCTCATGAGGGCACAGCGGAAGTTCCGCCCCTACTAA